A DNA window from Ficedula albicollis isolate OC2 chromosome 1, FicAlb1.5, whole genome shotgun sequence contains the following coding sequences:
- the RAB9A gene encoding ras-related protein Rab-9A — MAAKSSLLKVILLGDGGVGKSSLMNRYVTNKFDAQLFHTIGVEFLNKELEVDGHFVTMQIWDTAGQERFRSLRTPFYRGSDCCLLTFSVDDSQSFQNLSNWKKEFIYYADVKEPESFPFVILGNKVDIDERQVSTEEAQDWCRNNGNHPYFETSAKDATNVAAAFEEAVRRVLASEDRSDHFIQTDTVNLNRKPKPSSSCC; from the coding sequence ATGGCAGCAAAATCATCACTTCTTAAAGTAATACTGCTAGGAGATGGTGGAGTTGGGAAGAGTTCCCTTATGAACAGATACGTCACCAACAAGTTTGATGCACAGCTGTTTCATACAATAGGTGTGGAATTCTTAAATAAAGAGTTGGAAGTCGATGGACATTTTGTTACAATGCAGATCTGGGACACAGCAGGTCAGGAGCGGTTTAGGAGCTTGCGGACTCCTTTCTATAGAGGTTCAGACTGTTGCCTGCTAACCTTCAGCGTGGATGACTCTCAAAGCTTCCAAAACTTAAGCAACTGGAAGAAAGAATTCATTTATTATGCAGATGTCAAGGAGCCTGAAAGTTTTCCATTTGTGATACTGGGCAACAAAGTTGATATCGATGAAAGGCAAGTGTCTACAGAAGAAGCCCAAGACTGGTGCAGGAATAATGGCAACCATCCCTATTTTGAAACCAGTGCAAAAGATGCCACTAATGTTGCAGCAGCCTTTGAAGAAGCTGTTAGAAGAGTTCTAGCCTCTGAAGATAGATCAGATCACTTTATTCAAACAGATACAGTAAATCTTAACCGGAAACCAAAACCCAGTTCATCTTGTTGTTGA